The DNA window AGAATGGATTCGTCCCACAACATCTCCTCTTCTGTTCTTTGGTCCTCcacttttttggactttttgtgttttttgctctCTTTATCAGTAGACAagtcatctttctttttcttttcttttttgtgtttggaTTTGTCTGCAGAAGCTCCATCTGATTTCTTTTCCCTATCGCTGTCTTCTTTCCCTGAGTCGGTTTCCTCGATTTTCCGTTTTTTTCTCTCGCTGCTACCATTTTCCCGCTTTGATTTGCTGTGGTGTTTCCGCTCTTTGCTTCGATGTTCCCGTTTGTGACGTCTCTCCTTTTTGTAGGAGTCGCTGCTGTCATCCGAAGAAGAGGTGTCGCTGGAGTCGGAGGTAAGATGTTTTCTGGGTGGGGCATGTTTGAGGGGCATTCTTTTCGGCTTTTGTTGCCAGTAGCCAGCCTGGTCCCAGCCAGCCATTCTAGGATCAGTCATGTGAGGGGGATTATAGGATTGGTACGGCATGGCTTGATGACCAAAAAACTTGTAAGCAGCAGGATTAGGGTGCGGATGAGTTGGTGCCGGCTCAGTTTCCTCAGAACTGTCCTGCTGATCTTTTTCCGGTCTAAATTGAGTTTTAGGTTCTAAGCCACGAGCCTTCTGGACTTTTATATAATCCTGTAATTCATTCTCAAAAGAGGCATAGGTCTTCTTTGTGTTCT is part of the Pyxicephalus adspersus chromosome 3, UCB_Pads_2.0, whole genome shotgun sequence genome and encodes:
- the KRCC1 gene encoding lysine-rich coiled-coil protein 1 isoform X4, producing MAFKKKADQKTEHTNFHVDQQIAQDKNKFCSLCNMVFSSPVVAQSHYVGKIHAKKLKQLSGDPNEWTAEVGDSTVTVLNEEAVPPVSEQDTVMSPLLEKSNQHEANSEPTSNNNNEIDLTDPNKYCKMCCASFNNPLVAQQHYNGKKHARNELRRKMMEEMGDNGLPVESGGDGVYVCPICSITLTSIEMYQSHMQGNKHQIKENIVANLMKNTKKTYASFENELQDYIKVQKARGLEPKTQFRPEKDQQDSSEETEPAPTHPHPNPAAYKFFGHQAMPYQSYNPPHMTDPRMAGWDQAGYWQQKPKRMPLKHAPPRKHLTSDSSDTSSSDDSSDSYKKERRHKREHRSKERKHHSKSKRENGSSERKKRKIEETDSGKEDSDREKKSDGASADKSKHKKEKKKKDDLSTDKESKKHKKSKKVEDQRTEEEMLWDESILGF